cattaaaataattaataagtaaaaCTTGTAATAGACAAGTAAACATGATTATGTTGAAgaaatatatactaatatttttataaaaatgagtttttcctTTAAGTTTCATTAATTGTGTTGATGGAATAATTGTATACAACATCTTGGATCCATTTGGCACATCGATAAGAAACACATTCCATTCTGTGACTATATGATTCACAAATTgactttattttcatttgatgAGTCTTTAAAAGAGTATGATCTTTTGAATACCAGAATCAAACTCATTCTAACTCCCATGACAAAAGATAAACAAATTCTCATAAAAAAACACAAACTAACTTCcataaagaaagacaaaataaaatacttataatatttaatcaacaaaattaataaataactaagaaaaataaatataaattaagatcCTAAATGAACTTTTAACCAAATAAATTCATCTTCATTATTGGAAGGTCTTGATTTATCTCTGAATGTTGAAGCTTTAACAGTCATGGGATCTTTTTCTATAAACCCTTGATTTATCTATTTATCCAAATTCACTATTAAAGAAAGATAAGAGACTTTAAAATCAAACTCTTTAAACTTTGACCAATTTCATgcatataaaatgaaaataattaaattattttattgtgatggaaaaattactaaaataaaaaaatagaaagtaaaAGATTGAAATTAGTTACCGTTGACAGCAAAAAAGCTGCTGACAACAAcgaaaagaatagaaaagaaattcttgTGACTAGGATTTTTTTTTGGACTTTTCACTTTTTGGATATATGTacttttagtattattttttagtgaaatttaaaaaattatataaatattttttttataaaaaaaacttcggtattatgagaaaaaagaaattgacatAATAAAGAAGAGGTGAATTCTTAGGTGCCTTCACTGGAAtgcctttttgtttttttaatgcCTTTATGTATCATCCAATAGAATTTGGacatttaaatttgtattttaggttatacttaaatttaaaagaataatgacCTGCTAATACAAGtcacattataaaaaaatatttttatcttattattattatttaatttatataattcttatcattttaatgtcaatattaaaatatctacaaataaattaaataattacataatagAAGAAATGACGTATACAGTTAACAAGAagttacaaaaatatattattatgtaaatagaatgctatttatattattttttatttttatataatttatatcatataaatgtataaaattattaattttataaagttaaaaaatgagttatataatttgattaaatatttattaaaaaattagtaacattttacttaaaaaatatgtattgaATATTCAAGcttattatatactttttaattatataaagtaatttattctttatattgtgaaaatagagatttttaacaaattaattgaaaaaattactttatttaataaaaatttatacaagttagaaaaaatttacaaaaagatattattatataaatataattctatttatattatctttcaCTTATTATAGATTTACACAATATAGTGTacaaaatttgtaattttatgaaattaagaaaatgagTTACATagtttagtttaaattttattaaattaattacattttacataaaaaaaatattttatgtaatatttacgctcattatatatttttttattatacaaagtaatttattctctatattgtaaaatagaaattttttacaagtaaattgaaaaattacttaatttgataaaaatctacacaagttaataaaaatatacaaaagatattattgtaaatataatattacttatatgattcttttagttattatataatttattgtcATATAGtatatagattttataattttattgagttaAGAAAACGAGTCACATAGTttgatctaaaatttattaaatcagttacattttatataaaaaagttatttaatatttatacttgttacataaattttattaaagtaattaattctttatatcGTCAAAGTAGAAATTTTTAACAAgttaattatagaaattacttaatttgataaaattttgtataagttaataaaaattcacaaaaagatatattatgtaaatataatactatttatataattctttcatttattgtataatttacACCATATAAtgtataaaatttgtaattttatgaagTTAAGGGAATGAGTTACATAGtttagttaaaaatttattaaatcagttatattttacataaaaaatatttatgtaatatttatacttattatatgatttttttatcatacaaaataatttattctttatattgtgaaatagaaatttttgacAAGTGAATTGGAGAAATtacttaatttgataaaaatttacacaaattagtaaaagtttacaaaaagatattattatgtaaatatgatattatttatataattttttagttattatataatttataccattacaaaattcataattttatgaaattgaaaaaatgagttacataatttgattaaaaatttattaaatcattacattttatataaaaaatagttttatgtAGTATTCATgcttattatataattttatttgtgtttAATAGAATTCTCACcatttgatataaataaaagacttAAAAGGAgacaatgaaaaataattatataatttatatgaaaatcatataatataaaaatttatttttagaattattaacaTATGTCttatctatatttttcttaaaattatcatCTAATTTTTATCCTTAAATGTAGTTTTGTGAAAATATCTTAAActgaaattgtaaaataaaattatatagtaaagaaaaatttgataaatattacaCGTAGAAAGGACATAATATACCAACATTCTCATATATACCAAATTAATTTGGTTATTCatagttttattataaatcaCAATTCCGCACTAAAAGGACATAATTAGTTAAATGttccaaaacaaaaattactCTCCCATCAATTTTGTGTTGTGTAATCACCAACAAAATGagacaaatataaaaattagctaTGAATTCAATCAATAGGCTGAGAATCATAATAATAGGTTATATCTACTAACCAACTATTGTCAAAATACaactaacaaaataaaaataaatataaaagttgaTTACGAATTCAACCAATAGTCTGAGaatcacaataataaattatatattaaccaattattattcaaaatacaatcaacaaaataagaaaaaacataaaaattaactaCGAATTCAACCAATAGTTTAAGAAACATAATAGTAGGTTATgcctaaaaagaaaatatctaataagtattttatttttagaatattaaaaagaagataacATGTATTACCGGTTAtagattaataactaaaaatgaaaaaaaataaaatcctataaaatgattaatggacaagtttagttttatataatctaattgtaattgattacggcattttaattataatattttgcaGGCATCCTCAAATTctcctaaaaaaaaaattaaatttagagattttctaaaaagtaaaagaaaaactcaaatataaatatatttactctAAGGCTTATACGTTACTTATCTAAAAGAGGcccaaatcaataaataaaaattattatgttaCTTTTCTATATCGTTCtgctttgattttctttttattaattttattgaaaatttaatgtactaaacataaaataatatttttttgttataatttataatgtcTTTCGAAAAAGTTTTGTCGCTGGATTCCATTTAGAATTGAGGCCTTTTAGTTTGATTTCTTACTTTAGCTTTTCCAGGATGAAATTTTTCCTAATCAAAAGtctgtaataaaataaaactcactTATCTTGTTTAATTTGCAATCTATAAAGCTTAAACGTACatctattttcaaaatacttGCAACCTGAAACCTGAAATTCACAGCTGCAGAATACAATTTGGTTGCAAAGCTGATATACTAGATAAACTTGAGCTAGTAGAGGAAGAAAAAACTAGACATTTGCAGAAGGGGAATCATTGGCAGGCATGGTATCAGAATCCGATCTTTTGCCTCTTTCACTTCTGCTGTTGTCAGCAAATTTTAAGCTTGCCTGATGTAGACCCTGCTCCTTCTCCTTTGAATTCCATTCAGACATGTAATAGTCTTCCTCCATAGCAATCTTTGAAGATGATGGACCACAAAACATTCCACCCCACTGTGGGAAGTATATTAAACATATTGGAAGAGTGCAACATATAATCATCATACCCATGAGAGATATTCCTGTTTCTTTTGAGTACTTGGATCCTGTGAAGAATATCAGTTGAGTTAGAACTGCACCCAGATTTCCACCTCCTCCTGTCATCCCTGATATTAGCCCTAGTGACCTGACAAAGAAAGAGACATAAAGATTAGATgaagtgaatttcttttgcaCTTGGATTTGTTGTGTCTACGACACTCAACATCATAACACagcaaatttttctttttctttttctttttttaaaaaaaaattttaataaaaaaagaaactattaggaattgagattttaaaaattcgtACAAGGCAAAACACTACTATTGAAATCTATCAATAACATAAAATGGCAACTTTGCAAAAAGAAgctcatctttttctctttgggCTTGAGAATTTGGGTATTCGTTAGCCAAATAAAGCCGAAGATTCCTtgaaaaacaaattgaaaCAGCAATTTAACTAACTGGGGCAATTTAAGCTTAGCCAAATAAAGTTAAAGTTTAATTGAACCTCTATAAATTGGAAACGAAGTACTAGAAGTATTACCTCCTTGAGACAAAAGGAACCACGCCAAATGTTAGACCGCAAGCAGCTTGGCAGAACAAAGAGAAAGCAATCATGACAAGAATGGAAGCACTTAAGGAAGCTACTCTTCCAAGAATGATACAGAACACCCCTCCCAATGTCTGCACAATCCACAAAGCCCACAGCCTACCTCTCATCCCAAACCTCTTTGCCACTGCATCCGAAATCAACCCACCAGCTGGTCtagaaattatatttgctAATCCAAAACTTGCTGCTATAACTCCTGCTGTATGAAGTTTCAGATTAAACCTGTCATAGAAGTATTCTGCTACTATATTATCTATTGTCAACTCCACCCCAAAACAATATCCATAAGTCAATGCAAGAATCCACCCTCTGTAATTCTTAACCCCATAATAAAACACATTTGAGAGTTTATCCTTTGGTTTCTCTCCTGATTTCTGTAATCTCTTGAAGTTCCCATCGGGCAAATCCTGACCGAAAATCAATACAGCAAAGGCTGATAATGTTTGAAAAAGGGCAGGAATGAAAAATGCAATTCTCCAAGCTGAAAATTTCACGGCTCCAATGTCTCGAATCAGGCCAAAAACAATAGGCATAATCAACTGTGTTGCTCCACCGCCAAGATTTCCCCATCCACCTGAAACACCATTAGCAGTGCCAACTACCGGTGCAGAAAACATAGAGCTCATCCAGAATTGGGTTGAGACAAAAGTAGATAAAGAGAACCCTGTGAAAAATCgtaccaaaagaaaagaaacaggGGATGTGACGATTGAAGTGAAGTATACTGCTGGTGCTGTGATTAGTATTAACGAGGCAGAGGCAAGACGTGGTCCAAAAAGATCACAAGCAGTTCCCATAGCAATTCTTGCAAAGACGGCACCAGAGACAGATGCAATACCTGCATTGCCAATGTCTGTGGCTGTGAGGTTAAGGTTATCTCGTATAATTGGAAGAAGAGGTGGTGCAGCAAAAGTTGAAacgaaacaagaaaagaaagagatccAAGACAGGTGAAATGCTCGCATATGGGGACCCGCTATAGAGAATAATCTGAATTCTGTCGCCTTGTGCTCTGAATCCACTGGAAGATCAAATCTCTGAGCCCCAGAATTCTCCATCTCCATCTCCATCTTTCAATTCTTGGAAATCAAAGAGAAAAGGGTTTTCTGAAAGTTGTTGGTGCGTGTGATCTCTCACCCTCTAAAAGCTAAGAGAAGAACGGAAGTGAGTGTCTAGTGGCTACCAGGACACTTATACATCAGCAATTAGAGATTGCCTCATCATTGTTTATACTTGTTTGTCAAGATTAAAAGGTGACATGTACAACAAAGTCGGCAAgaacatttaaaatttctttatccTGAAGATACTCCAATAACCTTAATTAGAAACTGAGTGAAGGAAGATGATTTGCCAAAGAACCAAAAGTAGCTGGTGTTTCTAGTTTGAAGGCTGGCTTGTTGATTTTTCATGTGTGACTTGGGAGGTCCAATTATTACCTCTTTAGAGATTAGAGAGACAAGAATCGGGCACAGAGGCTATTAACTTCCGCCGAGTCTCAATGATTTACTGTGCCTAGCAAAGAAGGAAAGTGAGGATGCAGAGAATTCAAAGTTTTGGAAAAGGAAGTTAACTTTGAATGCATGACAAAAGACAACATTCTAAGGCCTACTCTTTATTACATTCTCTTTACTTTCACGCAATAAATATCGacagattttattttaactaaaaaaattagataattttattcaataaaataaataaaaataacaattctTGAAATctgattttatttcaatagcattattattttattcctttcgattttcttataattagttaagaaattaaaatatagaaagctAATTTTGGAGCAAGGTCCTAGTTGTTGAGAGTATTTACAAGGGTTCCATCTACATGTTAGGCTTTCTTTGGCTGACGTGGATGAAGTTGAAAGCATGGTATGCAGATTGAAAGATTAGAGAAGAATTGACTTTTTTGGAGTTTAATGAGGAGGACAAGCAACTGGCACGTAAAAATCCACAGGCTTGCATTCAATTTTGACTTGGCAAGAGACACTTTCTCcatcaatttattttgtttagtgAAAAGACTCATCTGTCCTTCTCACTTCTTTCTTGcttaactaatatatatacaatacACACTAATGTTAACTCCACACGttatcattaatttatatgcGACTGAATCACAGTTGCTAATCTTCAATTTTCTTCTctaatttgtaattttgttaGATTTAACATCTTGTTAAAAgtcttaaaatttgaattcaaactatcaaattaaaaattattgattgTGATGTTTTGAACTATTGCACTCCctaagaattttcttttctttttgagattgatcagattttgattttgatgtttgCTCTTAAAAATGGTTTTATCTTACCCATTAATCTGAGATATTAGACCTTCTTTGAAttgaaaaattctaaaatttataattttagcaaatatttataatttataatttataaattttagaaatgtcagtgttttaataaaatataaaaataagatttttgtttaaaattaaaaaataatttttagaataacaAAGTCAAATTAactctataaattttataatttaaaatctttcaATCCAAATGAtcatttaattcttttcaatgttgtttaataaaaatgcaaagtaacaataatattttcaatttatttccaGCTGCAAAGTCAAGAATATAATAGAGGGTAGTTTGGTCATATTTATGCCGTGGCTTACAAAAGTTGCTGGGCTAGAATATTCAGTTAGATTCTTAAAGAATCAATTTGGTAAACAAGAGGAGCTGGAATATTCAATGTCcactttatgtttattttattgcaattTGAGGTTTGATTATAAccaaattctttatttcaatTTGGTTATACTCAAATTCTTTTGATATGCCATCTCTAAGTTATGCCTTGTGGATCGGTCTTGTTTGCTACTGGAAAGTCAACTAAATAAAACTGCATAAACGCCCTCACATTGTtgcaaatttatttgatgtgcccaacatttttaaaatatggatCATTTTTCTCCTAATTAGATGAGAAACTtccatataaatttaagtatGGTAATTGACCAATATTTTTGTGCACTTGGACAATAACTTAGTGAATCAAGGTGCTAGAATCCCATATCATGTAAATAAGAAAGTATTCTTAAGACATTAGGTTGTTGAATCATATTAAACTAGTTTCTATTATATTAGCTAGGTCAAGTATAAATTCTTCATGTAGagattagtatttttattaaaaataaatagtttttcctataaattatttcagagtttgaatttttatcaGATTGACAAACAAACCTAGTTACTGATTGATCTATAATTCTTATGATGACccaatcatgttgctttcaatgTGCCATTCAATCTTTGCTTTTGTCTTACTCTATGCCTATAGTCATTAAAGTTGCCTGCTCTGAATTTTGTTAGTTTATGCccaaattttcttatttgataCATAGATATTTAAGAATCACAAACCATATTAGGTACCAATTGGAGTTTAGGTTCAAATTAATTAGCCTTTCCCCCTCCTAAACAAAGTGTACAAGTAAAAGGAATATGTCACAtagatttgttttctttttcataaaaataggTTTTCCATATGGATTCAATGACCCATAATATCTATGCAGCTTGTGGacatgtttttataaaatctgaATCTAATTTCAGAAGAAAAGTCAAATTTTGTTGCCAAGTTTGGTTTCATTTAGCCTAAATCCAAATTGACTGAAATGAAAGATAGAGGTATCTCCCTCAAAAATAAGTCTGGGCAAAGATTCCCACCAACTTGACAGAAGCTATACTCAACTTGGAGCCTGAGTGCATCTAAATTGAACCAGAATCCTAcatatctttctttcttgactGACTATAATGGTCAATGAGATTCCAAGTCAAATTTAGATAGTAGCTACCTCAGGTATTATCTCACTATAATTGAGACGTCGAATTAATTGCTATATTGCAATATATATGGTTCAATTAAATGTTTTGTTCATGAAATCTGTACCGTGATGGCTGCCCTTGTTTTTTGCACTTGAATTTTGGGGGAGGGACCCATGAAAGCTaaatttgtcattttttttttcttttgtatttgctAGAATCGAATAATGCCAATCATTTCGTGatagtaatataaaaatgatatattgtTTCATTAGTATTGGGGGATGATGGAGAAAAAGGAACTCAGTactttatatctttttatttctcataaGGATAAATAGCATAGTAATTTgctaatttttcaatatttaagaattagaTATAAGAGATTCTGATTTAAATAGCTGACCTAATAATGATGTTTGTTGATGAAAACTTATCagtctaatttttatttaactaatacaattgttgttattattttaattttaaataataatataaaatgaatctatatataaaatgtaataaaattttcaatatgtATAGTTACTTTTCacattctaaaaataataataaaagtgtTTTGACAAATACTAttgttttgatatatatagagtgcattttgatatgtatatttatttttgatatatgagaTTTAAggttatatttaattttataattttttattaatttttaagttacattcataattaaacaatgattCTAATACTACAAAATAGTATtctgattatattttaaatattatattaactaataaattaattttctagttAAACAATTatcctaattctaaaaaaagtaatttaaattatatttttaatattatattaattaataaattaattttttaattatacgataatcttttaattctaaaaatagtaatttcaattatatttataatattaattatataatactgaaaattaatcaaaaaatatttttaaaatagtattatattattacaccaataaaattttaaaatattaatttattcaaaagagacacttaagaatatttaatttattattatttttaaatattaaattataatatattattttaattatattttaactatagaattaatttatattattatttataatcaaactaATAATAAGTGTCATTAAACGATTAATTACAAtagttttttcaaatttgtcAGTTATACCTGTAgctttaaaaattctatgacattttgttatttttctttatgaaatggaaactatataataaaaaatagtcattttttatatttaacataAAACAGTTCATTTGATGTAAAAGTGAGAATTTGgaactcaaaaaaaaaaatactcgATCCCTTAAAATAGATATCAATATCAAGTGTTACATTACTTACCATTTACAAGAATTATTTGTATGCTTTATGCCTATTTATGGTACATTTTTCTATATGCTATATATTTACTGGTTCAAGAAGGTGAAGATTCGTTATCCATGAGAAAAGTTTGCTAATTATTATAGAGGTAAATTTATCCAAAATATATCATCGGATGCATTATTACTAAAGAATAACAGAATTtactaaaaaaggaaaataaagaaacccCTGTCTAACTACCTCAAACACACTCGTATAAAATCTCATACAAaatagagaagaaaagaaacaattcTTAAGAACCTCGAGAAAAGAACCTTATTAAGATATGGCTATGGTAGGCTTGAGGTTCTCCTTCTTTTCATTCATTATTGCAGTAGCCGCTATCCTTCTAGCCAACCAAGCTACAGCAAATGACTTGTGTGCAGATGCAAGCGACAGTCGCATTTGCAGGGCACTCGTCAAAGGAAAGACCGATCCATTACAAGCTGCAGAATACATTGTTTACAAGTTAATAGAGCAAACAAAGAAGGCAAAAGATAAGGCAAGCAAGCTCgacaaaaatcaaaatgcGAAAATCTGCTTGAAGAGTTATGCTGATGTCATTTCGAACCTGAACCAATCCCTGAAGGACCTTAAGAAGGGCGACAAGGGTAGTACTGAAGACAAACTTTCTAGTGTAATTGCTTCTATTGAGTCCTGTCAGGATGCTTATACAGAGGAAAATTCAACTTCACCTTTATCCCAGCACAATAAACTTTTGGAACTTATAGCAGACACCTGCTTGTCTGTGTATCAACAAGCTCATTGAAAAGGTTTTGTGTTGTTGGATTCATGGATGGTAATATCCTAGCACAAGATGGTAATATCCAGGGATGGTTTATTGGGTTTCAATCCTGATATAGTTTTCAATTCACCTAATATCATTTTGTTGATGGGTTCGATTGTTGATTCAATTATACTTTGT
The sequence above is drawn from the Ricinus communis isolate WT05 ecotype wild-type chromosome 7, ASM1957865v1, whole genome shotgun sequence genome and encodes:
- the LOC8273478 gene encoding uncharacterized protein LOC8273478, which produces MAMVGLRFSFFSFIIAVAAILLANQATANDLCADASDSRICRALVKGKTDPLQAAEYIVYKLIEQTKKAKDKASKLDKNQNAKICLKSYADVISNLNQSLKDLKKGDKGSTEDKLSSVIASIESCQDAYTEENSTSPLSQHNKLLELIADTCLSVYQQAH
- the LOC8273477 gene encoding high affinity nitrate transporter 2.5, encoding MEMEMENSGAQRFDLPVDSEHKATEFRLFSIAGPHMRAFHLSWISFFSCFVSTFAAPPLLPIIRDNLNLTATDIGNAGIASVSGAVFARIAMGTACDLFGPRLASASLILITAPAVYFTSIVTSPVSFLLVRFFTGFSLSTFVSTQFWMSSMFSAPVVGTANGVSGGWGNLGGGATQLIMPIVFGLIRDIGAVKFSAWRIAFFIPALFQTLSAFAVLIFGQDLPDGNFKRLQKSGEKPKDKLSNVFYYGVKNYRGWILALTYGYCFGVELTIDNIVAEYFYDRFNLKLHTAGVIAASFGLANIISRPAGGLISDAVAKRFGMRGRLWALWIVQTLGGVFCIILGRVASLSASILVMIAFSLFCQAACGLTFGVVPFVSRRSLGLISGMTGGGGNLGAVLTQLIFFTGSKYSKETGISLMGMMIICCTLPICLIYFPQWGGMFCGPSSSKIAMEEDYYMSEWNSKEKEQGLHQASLKFADNSRSERGKRSDSDTMPANDSPSANV